The region AAAGGGGGGTATGGGAAAGAGGGGTTTGGGAAATGGGGGTTTAGGGAAAGGGAGTGTGGGAAATGGTTCGGAATAGGGGTGTGTGGGAAAGGGGTGGGGCATGGTAAAGGGGGGTATGGGAAAGGGGGTGCGGGAAGGATGGTAAAGGGGTATGtggaaaaggggggggggtggtttgGGAAATGGTGGTTTAGGGAAAGGGTGTGTGGGAAATGGAGTATGGGCAAGGGTGTAAGGAAAAGGGGGGTGGTATGGGAAAGAGGGTTTGGGGAAGGGGGATTGAAAAAGGGGGATTGAAAAAGGGGGATTGAAAAGGGATGGGTGTTAATGCTCAACAAACAGGACCAGGAATCTGCCACAGGAGGGAGGGGGAATGGTGTTTTGACACTTTAAACCTAATACAACCTTACTGCTATTTTGAAATGACGATAATggaattacaaacaaacaaataggactacaaacaaacaaacaaactgtctgctattatgtacatgtacatagtttattaatatttacaatCGATATTCAGTATGTACAAAAATTAACATATACTTTAAGAGGTCAAAATCACATAATAGAAATAAATGACAAGATTTAAACTACAATGACCTTGCAACAATGAATCAATATTTAAAGATCTTTACTTGTGTACGATATGGGCAAACAAAGACATCATTATGAGTTATGGAAAAACGGAATGTCAAAAAGGGTCTCAAACTTGGATCccaattgttgaaaaaaattcatttcTACATTTCAGTAACCCACGAAACAAATTCGCACACTTTAAAGGATTCCGATACCTTTAGAAGATCAGGTTTTGGCTATGATATGAATCCCTgttcactgtgaatgaagatgtatgtaatataatttacctgtagaaataGCAGCTTCATctgttgtcaagtttttgaggaaaaaggTGAGAATCACAAAGCAATGTTCTCAGGCGAGTCATGTCAacccgttgtacatgctaacaatttttgggaaattgttttactcatttctcaaaaactatagcacctcagcaggtaatattttaagggaagctttctactattattatctttcaatccttgtaagtttcatgtaaacttgtggaagtttgtgttttgtgctgcacaaaaagtacccaaatcctttaacaggGCCCAATGTTCAAATACccacgagacttgcacagtctaccCGGGCCTAGGTATCGTGCTTCAATATTTCCCAACTCATAATAATATCTTGTACTTTTCGGCTTTTGGGACCCTATTAATGACGAGTCTGCCATCGTAGCTCAGGGAGGCAAAGAGCCAGGGGTCTACTGTCGACCACTCCGCTGCGTAGACGCTGTCTTCGTGTTCCTCATAGGTGGCGATCAGACCATCTTTGACCGGCTCTTTGGGTCTACAGGAGAAGGAGGAAAATATTACACTGATTAGTTTCTTACAATCTGTAGCTCTTTGGATCTAGAGAAGTACAGAACAAATTTCCACTGAAACTTGTTTTCCCAGCAGTAAACcgctaagcaaaattgtctatgaaattaggcccatgCTCTCAAATTTTGGGGTCGCATGTTCAAATCCCCCAAGCACCCTATGAACATgatctgggcctaatttcataaagactgtaagcacaaaaacttgcttagcagaacaaaaCTTTTGCGttgcaaaaataggttaccagccagaacaccatacagttaccattgctgttaATTGTACctcggtcatttcttgcttagccaagaaagttgctaagcagctgtatgaaatcaGGTCCAGACCAAACATACTTACTTGATCTCTGTCTCTTCCTCTTTATCACTGTCATCCTCTTCATCATCAAGATGGCCGAATGGCTCGGAGGAGATTGATGATGCATTGGTCAAGATGACTCGACTGTCACTGCTGGAGGTCAGTACAAGCTGGTCATGGAACTGGTTGTATCGCACACTCCACACCCTTTGGgaaaagatagatagataaaacaGATCcgcagttaataataataacaataataggtAAGACTCATAAAGCGAATTATTCAATGATACAATGCCCTGCTAAAGAATGCTACAAACTGGGTAGTTTATGGGCGAGAAGACAACAGATCAGTTTTAATTTAGACTTGAAAGTGTAGGGTGAGTTGATGTTGATTTGGTAGGGAGTTCCAGCATCGGGGACCAGCAACTAGGAAGGACGGGTCCCCTACCCTTTTGTAAGTGCGAGGGATTATCAGATTACGGCTGGAGTGAAGGCCACTCCAGCCAGGTTTGTTGAGGTTTATAGACTCTGTATTGTACTGTGGAAGCTTCTTCGAGAGTGCTTTTATGCATTTTAACTGATGATTTGAAGGTGATGCGTTGTGGTTTATACTGtatacttaaaataaaaaaaggcattcccttaaggtgatccctctactaccgcttcccaggttgtatcttaAACTTGGGTGTAATGTTTGGCTAAAAGTAgtaacaggttgaatggcttctgactggcaattcgaacaaagacattgacaaaattaGGAAACCGTGGTTCAGTGGAAATtttgtccggattttgggcaatcGGAAAACTTGCCGACCCCACACCTCGATGACATAACCACCAGAAcgtgaattcgatgctcttaaccactaagccacgacaccccactaTTTACAGACAGTGTGAACCTACCAATGGGAATGATCTGTTAGCGTAAGGACAGCCGACTCCGTGTTCCGTACATCCCAAAACTTCACCTTGCAGTCGTCACCGCAGCTCGCCAGATAGTACTGCTTGTTGGGGTTAAAGTCTAAATCACGTACCAACTGACCGTGGGCGTTCTCTATAGTGTAGCATTGCCTGGATGGGTGACAAACAGATGAGAAGaattaaaccaaaatttatttatttctcctATGCGCAACATGTACAAAGCTGAGCCTTTACATAGTTTTGATATCGCTTTTCCTCGAGTTGGCGACacgatgacgtcaatgcatcaAGCCCAATAAGTGAGCCTGGTTTAATTTCATAGATCAATTTTCAATAGACCAAcagtccaatttcatagggcaCAAAAAGTAACACAACCGCAACAATATCATGCTTACTAGAATATAAAGGTTACTTACCAAaatactatgtcacatgtatCATGTGAGACCATTATCCTGCTGATTTTTGCTACACAGAAAATTGTTGAGtaattttttctgcttaagcagatttatgaaactgggccctattacgttaccagggcccaatttcataaagctgctaagcaaaaaatactgcttgacagacaggcaccagccacaacaatgcgaACTTAATGTGACTTGGGCTAGTAACATGgaactgctaagcaatactattctgctcttagcaagtttttgtgcttacagtctctatgaaattgggcccagtactgTTACTTACTTCATTGTTCTTAAGTCCCATCCTCTGATTGTTGAGTCATTTGCTGTGGCCACCTGTGTGTTGTTATGATGAGGGTTCCAGCGACCCGCTGAGAACTTGGGGTGACCTCTGCTCTCGAGGGCAACGGAGGACGACACCTGTTCAATGAGAACCCAAAACGAGTGTTTAATCGCCGACTTGTAATAATTAACGAAAGGctaggaaagataccactacgccaacccaacTGCCCCAATAAGCCAATTGCGTGTGAGATTTGACtactgtctggtacaatgacgtgcttgatcacaagttaccacttaaatttgaattcctcagaaaTGCCTCGGGCTATCgaaacagttgctatgtcacatgaatCGGGTCAAGCTTTTGCATAGCTACTTAAGAGACAGTGATCACcaatacacaattctgaatggatgtgtatgacacaatggtgacagggtttgctcatctggaggttgctaggCAAAGGCTTGctcgaaccatttgacatagcagcTGTCTCtacagtctgaggaattcaaatgtaagtggGTAACCTGTGACTAAGCAAGTTATTGTATCAGACATTAGTCAAATCTAATTTGCAAAAGGctaatagaccccttgcaatacgcgcagcgtactcacatgtgcctatcctgggtgtcattttgggtgtcaacacCGTAAACAAACATGCACTgaagagagttgacacccaaaattacgCGCATTGTTCGGAGGCGTGTCTGTATTGTGTAGGAAATCAATAGCTCCCACTTGCATAATGCATAACGCTACAGGTATGCTGAGGTCACGCGCACGTTTTCacgcacagagaacagctattgtccaatgatctgcctcctttttgagagtgtggcATCATATGCAATTGGGATATTAGTTCTGTACCTTTGCCTCACTGTCGCTAGATTCTATGTCCCACTGAGCAAGATGGCTGTCTGAGATGGATACAGCCTTCGTCCCATCACCCTGCGGCTCCCATAGaatactgcaaaaaaaaaaaaaatccagaacCATTTATATgatttacatgtagttaaagTCAAAACAATGCCTAGTATATAACAACCACCAGGCCTAGCGCTTAAGTTTAGCAGCCAAGCATGTGATCAATTTACATGCAAATAAGGAATTTGAGTAAATTTTGATGTCTACAGAGTGCTGTAttatgggccaaatttcataaagctgcttaagcagaaattttgattaaaaaatttctgctgagcaaaaattac is a window of Asterias rubens chromosome 21, eAstRub1.3, whole genome shotgun sequence DNA encoding:
- the LOC117304494 gene encoding EARP-interacting protein homolog — encoded protein: MEDDAPVIYGLEFQARALAPQVAESEVIRFLVGTQSLKNENQVHLLDFDDDNNILNKTVFLHKDGEIWHISSNPANKNILTTCFNKIVNSKIETQAALWRIPSDSDPSDKDPAIQDDSSSYARSLEVLCRFDNRDMGNMISILWEPQGDGTKAVSISDSHLAQWDIESSDSEAKVSSSVALESRGHPKFSAGRWNPHHNNTQVATANDSTIRGWDLRTMKQCYTIENAHGQLVRDLDFNPNKQYYLASCGDDCKVKFWDVRNTESAVLTLTDHSHWVWSVRYNQFHDQLVLTSSSDSRVILTNASSISSEPFGHLDDEEDDSDKEEETEIKPKEPVKDGLIATYEEHEDSVYAAEWSTVDPWLFASLSYDGRLVINRVPKAEKYKILL